In Nematostella vectensis chromosome 3, jaNemVect1.1, whole genome shotgun sequence, the genomic window GCAcactcacacacacacacacacacacacacacacacacacacacacacacacacacacacacacacacacacacacacacagtaaAGTTCTCCGTACGGAAATACGAATCCGTTTACAATTCTCACGACCGTACTATTGTCCTGCAGGTTCTTCTTGCCGTGGGCTTAGTGTGGGTTGCTGTCTTTACTGTCGCTATACCCTGGGGATTTCTCGTGTACAGGGTGGATCTCGAGGAGTCTCCATACCTCGTCTATCACTTGGCGTACTTCCACATGATCGGAAAATACAACTGCTTTGTCACCTACCCAGCCCTTGGAGGGGCCATCGGGATAATCGCCTTGCTTTCTTACAAGAGCATCAAGAGGCAGGGAAAGGCAAGTAACGCTTGAGCAATCGACCCTAGAGTCAGAATTTTATGAATATAAGTAAATAGCGGCATCCTGCTTTtactgaaaacaaaatggctggACTTGGGCAGCTTACCATTAACGTTCCGTTAGGAAGCCAGTTCTTAGTGAATTTTGAGAAATTCACAAGGGAAATGAATCCCATTgaataaaaattaattttgAGCCATGTACTATATGTACTGTACTatattttgaattattttatCCTTTCTATACGTCGTATACGTCGTCCAGAAGTCGTACGCTCTGATTGACGCTTATTCATTATAAATGCGCGCATATTTCATATAAGCGCGCAGTGatcaacattttgttttttcataaAATACTACTACTACATTTTCATTGTTGCGTAGCCTTCCGCGCTTCTTGTGGCTTATACGAGTCTAAAAGTGTCTGCCTTGTGCATATTTTCAGGTTACAATAATGAAGGAAGATGCTAACGTGAAATACTCTTTGAATGTTGTCCAAGCCTACTCTGCTCGTCAGCTGAACGAGCACAAAGCCGCCATCACGGTCGCCATGACAGTCTTGCTTTACGGCGTGTGCCTCGTCCCATGCTTCATCTACTGCTCCTTAATGCCCAACACCTTTAGACTTCCCAGTAACAGGGTAGAGGTGTGGTGGGTGTTTCTGACTTGTATGTCGTTTTATATCCCCGGGGCGTGCTGCCCCTACCTCTACGCCATACGCTCTACTCGCTACCGTAAGGCCTTAGCCATGCTTCTCTCCCGTCCCAACCTGAAATTTTCAGAGAAACTGTATTTACCGCAGGGCCACTAGTCAAGAAAGCATTAGATTGGCTTGAATTCCATTTCATTGGTGCTCAGATTTGAGGGGCCGTCTCGAACAATCAGACCGGATACGGGAATCCGGAAGAACAGAAGCAGAGTGGTCGTATAAAGATTATTCGGAATcgcaggtggcccagtgtgttagcgcgtcagcgtatggcGCCTCTCACCTCTGCTGAAACGGGTTCGATTCGCGATCGAGACATAGACAGTATCTTTTGCTTCTCAGCCCTGAATTTGAATTGCTGAACGTATGTGAAATTCTAGAAGCTTGTATTCCTCAGTTCCAAGATGGTTCATGAATACattaggattttaaatgtgaaGCTCTTAGAACATGGTTGGTATAAGCGATATATAAATGctaaattataattattattccTTCCTCCCATCTCCCCTCTCCCCATCTTCCTCACTTTCACCGCGACGACATTGGTCCTTGGGGGGAACCCGCGTTCTTCACCACAACGGCTGGACAACTGTCGATTGGATCATGGCCATTCAACCAATCATTGAGCAGCTTGCCATAGGCCTATCATGAGAGTGGCCGAATGCTGTTTTTTGAAAGCGCGCGTAGCCTCGTTTTAAAACAACATTATTCTTGCATCGGCAAATGTTTTATTGTCAAATAAATCACTAATCAACAACCAATTCTTTTGGGTTTTCTTGCAGGTCAATAATACCCTGAAacttgtttgattttttccaaaaaaagtaaactattgttgagtttttttctctttccccccagtctttttttctttaaataattatttactAGGCACAGACCATGTAACATGCTAcatggccgtagcagggggaagggcacgtgcccccctaatattttcaaaaaggaaatgaccagtaggggcgtggctgtgacccccattgttttcttaatttttcgTGTaccgtgcccccccccccccccccaataattcgaggcctgctacggctatgttTATGCTTATTAAAATAAGCcagttaaatatctcggacgTCGGCCAGTCGCCGTATAACAGAACAATTATATGGTAGACTGCCTCCCTCTTCAGTATTGTGATCCATACCTCCCCtattgagggggtcggagtattaccccccacccctctggaattttccaaccccctggaaagaaaaaaaaagtaactgttaaggaaaaaggacattttaccccccccccctccccaggaatttccaatcccctcaataggggggaagggtatagatattttctggaactacacatgaCCAGCCCTTACAAGCTACCgatgattttgatgatgcTAGGCTTGCTTGCCCAAGGTAGTTTCAGgtgtttatattttgcgtGTTCTCTGGCCAATCCCGATTCAAACACTGTTCAGGACTCCGCCTTAGATAGAACACAATGCAAACTTCAGCATCACCAAAATCACCAAAATACACGCTGACACTTGTCCCCATTTCCCTGCTATGCCTGTTGGTTGGCGTGACATAGACCTTCCGTTTTGAGCCGTTAGCGTGACATAGCTCTTCCATTTTGAGCCGCTACTACTCAGTGTGATGTTCGCGGGTTCTCGTCGCCATTCACATCAATCGTTGACACTCGAATTGGCGCTTGGTGTCATTTTTGTTAAAGCTGTCATTACCGAACTGAGCAGAATAATATAATGCCTGACAAAGAAGCGATTGCAAAAGGAGCAAGTAATCCCGACGAGGAAAGCAGCAAGCGAGTAAAGGGAGGCAAATTAACATTCTGGCTAGCTTACGCTACGCTTGTTTGCATACTAGGGTCTTCGTTTCAATTTGGCTACAACACGTCTTGCATCAACGCCCCAGAGCAggtaaaataattttaataatgTAAAAATAATGCTTGTCAATACTTGTTGTGAGAGCTAGTATGTCGGTTGGGTATCCTTTCTTGGGTATTTGAGTTTTGGCGGACCTTATTTCACGCCATGTGCTTGAAGTGTGGTCAAACCCGTGAATGACATAACAACACTCGATCAGCTCAAGGACTCCCTGATCAGCTGCACTAGGCTTCGAAGCAACAGTGATGTTGTATCATTTAGCTGTTCAAGTTATCGAAGTTTGTAGCATATTATTCTCACTTTTTGAATGACCAAAATCGatttatttaaatattaaGATTATTTCATCTTAAGATTGCCTTTGCATTAATCGATTAATTAACAAAGACGATCGTTAAAAGCATTTGTTAGTAACTTAAATTTAACAATCGTGGCGAGTGAGTATTATTGCAGTGTGAACTATCGGAGCAAGTCCCTAAAAGATAAGGAACCACGgccatttgatatttgacggGCCATAATTTCTAAAAGCAAACAACAAACTTACTTTCAAAAGCGAGCAGTCCCTCctaggtatgaccccccacccctctcgaatttccaaccccctggaaaacaatacagtaactgttaaggaaaaagggcattttaccccacctcccctctggaaattcctgggtatttgatccatgttatttgtggAGTCGAAGGCCCGGTTCGCGATTTAAAAACTGCATATTTTACCATAGCCTCAATTTCTACCAAGTTATTGTGGAAATTCATCTGAGCTTGGATTgatttcactgtatttacTTGTGTTAATACATTTGTGTCCCGAAGAGATCGGAGACTCCATGTGAGGCCTAATTTTtacgggggtggggggggggggggggggggggggggaaaggggtgggaatgagtacttttattaaaatctgaccacccccctaaaaaacaaattttttggtggaattttttatgctttttgactacataccagagttttccagcttatgctttatagttttgacCATCCATTGAGAATCGAAAgaggaccttcggccgttgtggggggggggggggtgtgtgcgttcgcaccccccctgGGTGCAGGCCTGGCATATGTGTAACTTAAATTGTTCCATCAGAATATCGAGCAGTAAGCGTAAAAAATCTTGTACTGTaagatatttaaattattttggtactttGGTGCTTATTTTTTTGGTAGTTTGGTAATcaccaaaataaataaaaaattagattagttttgttatttccctaaaatacctttatttccctcattgaatgtcatttttATGGAACATTTCCAATAAAATCTAGATAACTGTGTTGTCTTTGTAGTGTTGTTGATCTTGACCCTCGGCACAGGGTTTAGTTTTAAGTGGATTTAGTTTTCAGTATTTGGTACCCTATTTTCCTGATTTAGTTTACATATTATTTGACACCATCATTGATTGAATGCTAGTTTCTTATCTTGGTTCATTGCATCTCAGGATATAAAGACTTACTTTCGCAGTATTGGGAACTACTCAGACTTTGAGTGGTCTATTGCTGTCGCCATCTTTGCTATTGGCGGCATGATTGGGGCACTGGCAGGTCCATTGTTTGCTAACCGCTTTGGCAGGTATAGTAACTATAGAGTTAGCAGGGGGAATTTCTGAGCATTCTGGAACTGCAATTTTGTGGAGTTTTTGTATAGTACACAATCATAATCTAAttgtataatatatagatttaggcactgcctaaaagcggaacCAGCATGATTTTTTCAGCATAAAGTTGTGTAGAACCCCCCTTCCCTGCActttcattatgcatcatgttcCACCACCCACAAAAACAGCACCATAtgtaaaacatataaagattGCATGTTCTATAAATACTGCAACTACTATTAAAATGTGTTCTCCCAATCCTCCTGGGGAATACTTagaacaaatatgttttttgttctaggtaaaaaaagtatttattgacattactAAGGATATTATTAACTAAACTATACTTGATGGACAActgatacagcaaaattagcaaaaaaaaattatgcttTGATTAACAGGGAAGGCTTCCAGGTGTGAAGGGaggtcatatttattttaaaatgaggaTTAATTAAAGTTCCTCACAAAAAAACTGGGTgcaatttttttctcttcaaaattaaaaacaataaacaaatacatatcaaaTTCCTATACATTAATAAGTATATCAGCAAATCACACTATCATAGTGGATTTGAGGTAAAAATACTCAAAAGTACTCTGCCTGTACTGTCCCAATTCCTTTTACTTCtttaaattacttttactTATCTTGCAAAGATAGggctttatcattttctttctcttgtgtaaGTTTTATAATAAGCAAttcaaatattggaaaaatatatttattaacCTTCTCTCTTGTGCTTTAAAATGTAACTTTGCTAAGGGTGGATTGAAAGCACTCcaacatatttgaaaaaattctgagtacattattttattatacagtTAAGAACCACATATAATAACCTAGAATGAACCTGTTAAcctaaaattatcaaattagaATCCTTTTTATAAGCATCTATATAGCCTATAATTTCTAATAGGTTGAAATAGGAAAATTGATTTCTAAATAGTTTTAAATGTGATCTTAAGGGATCATATAGGAGacctgtttttgttattttttatgatTAACTTACTACCTCAATGAGTCATTGTAATAGCAAGAGACTATTTATGATCATAAATAGCCTAAATGTCACTACCACACATTATACAAGAACCTGTCTGGCTAACTTGGAAAAAAACTaggtttttttactttaattaTAACTCTggttcatttttttagaacaattttcccattaaaatattatcttactttttgttactttatatGTGTTAATTTTTGGTGACCTAAATTAAATACCAATGCCTTACATGTACATCCTGCCCTGGGTCATGCCTCTTAGCCAGCAGCTTGTGTCTCAGCTTGATTTCAGAATCTCTGGCTGAGATTAACCTAAATAAGTTTGGAGAAAAgcatcaaagaaaaaaaaaactggtaatTTCCCTacgatacaaatattataccacaaaaacctaattcataaaacctaaaactaaaaataggatACAAATATCATaccacaaaaacctaattcataaaacctaaaactaaaaatagtccCAACTAAAATTTTATAAAATGATACCCATTACAGAAAATGAACATATGAACTTTGCTGTGCTGGACCACATTATATTCTGTgacatgtgaaaaaaaaagaagttttttaaggtttgtaagaaaactttgaggtacccagggttattgaaaatattgtaggTGGTATCAAAACAAGGCATAATAACAGATTCCCAAGGTCTTAATATGTATGTgcacctttaaaaaaaaaatcaaaacagaattCCAGAATAGttgatttaaatttcaagtgttttaatcaaataattatatgttgtttttcacaaattacTAATACTTAGGGTTTTAGGAAACCAGTTCTCTATTTCTTTCTCCAAAAGAAAGCTGGAGTTTACCCAAGTAATTCATTTAAGCCTTGCTCATCTTTGTGAGAATTTGACCAATCATTTAttgaaatgaattaaaaataacttttggTTTTATCTCTAGTatatcatagctgtcaaccaaacttggacagaaatcttgtgaaattggATGAAATACAGCAAATATGTGGAATAAAAAATTAGGTTaagatgaggtccaaaatcttgtgacagagTTGACAGCTCTGGTAACTTATTATTCAATTCATTCATGAAAAGTAGTTATAATTTTCCTATGATAGATGGTGAATGGCAGATTTAGAGATCGAATTTGATAAATACAGCCTAGAATATTTATTCCCAGAGGTAAGTACTTATAAAGTATAAATTCAAttaaacaatgaaaaaggcgttcaaagtttgaaaagaaaataactcCGAAAGATCGTTCCACTAAGTAAGCTTACTTTAATACAATACGCTAACTTACCTACGTCTGCCAGTGCAAGAACAAATACATAGAAGCACTTGTCGGAGAATGTGTCCATAAAATtagcttgttttttctttatttatctttGTTGTTTACTCTGAAATTTCAGCTGACCTTGACTCTAGCACAAGACTTGACTCTTCAAAACTTTCAACCATGCTTTTACACAGTCTTTTGCACATAAATAGACAAGTTCATATCCGTGGTTAGCATTCCCactaatgatttttttcaagcaCTTCTTTTTAGACAATTCTTGGCTTTTCTGCAGTCAGTTTTCATGTGTTTTTGAGAGGGGCAGAAATACTCATCCGCCATATTGTTTTGCACGCTCTGGAGGCCTGTGCCGAGGCAGATcgcggctggctggctggctggcagcttgtgacaatgacgtcattgaccacaaaaCTGAGTCCCCTAGTTATAGACCATTTTTAtacctatggggctccgcgctggctccgctaaaattgtgttttttgCTTCTTACAGAAAGCGATCGCTACTAGCCAATAATGGCCTCGCTATTGTGGGGGCCCTACTGATGTTCCTGTCATATTTTGCCAAAACATCACCACTCTTGACCGTTGGGAGGTTTGTCATTGGAATTAACTGTGGTgagtaaacaaaaaaggactgataaaaaataacatgaaCATGAACACATGCATGCTTGCCTTCATCTACATAAGTTCACTCCTAATAATAAGGATCTGCCCATTCCATGACAGTTTGGAATTTAGATACACTGGTTCCCGTACTTTGTTCAACACTTGTCTCACAGGTTATAAAAAAGTTAACCATAATTTTCCAATTTTCATAATAAATTTTGGCACCcactatttttaattttttcccaGCCTTCCTTTCTCTGCTAACTGTGGAGCTAGTACTTGACCAAAGGAACATGCACCAACAAAGTAATTGAAGCTTTCACTGTCAATACAACTACACACCCACcataaaatttttattttattttcaggtaTGAATACAGCTATTGCTCCAATCTATTTGTCAGAACTTGCTCCAATTCATTTACGTGGCTCACTAGGGACTTTGAACCAGTTTGGGATTGTCTCAGGCCTACTTGTAGGATTCATCTTTGGCCTAAAGCAGGTATATTGATTGCTTGGAGCAGCACAGTGAGCGGAGAGCAAGTCTAATTTTGTAGTCGATCGTCTTTTTTGTGTGGATTGCCTGTGTTACATACGGTGCATGCGTGCCAGTTTAGTAGAGTCGGTGCTCCAAAAATCGCTTTTGGTTGTTCGGACTCCGGGTCATGTGATTTCGACTTTTCTCATATCTTGGCGAAAGTATCTTGGAGGTTTTTTTGGCAAGTTCAAGCTATGAATTGTATAAATTTCCTTCGTATGAGTTCGCTCAGCTTTCAAAGTGTATTTTTAACTGGTGTGAGATCATTTTCACTGCAGTTTTATAGAGTTATAGAGGGAATTTCGCATGGATATCCATTGATCGTGACTGGCCATGCTGTCAACAAAAAAACACGAGACGTTTCATAGCCTACctctgtaggctttgatagttttccggcacgaaaactcCGAAAACGCGGAGTTCGCATTCCACGGCATGTGAACTCCGTGTTTttggggttttcgtgccgaaAAACTACCAAAGCCTACAGGTGGGCTAGACGTTTGGCATTGCCAAATATTCACAGAAATTTATGACTGTCTGTGGTCAAGTCTCCTCCAATCTGGAGTGTTTATTTGCCAGAGGGCTTGTCAAACTAACCCAATGCCTATGAAGGTATGTATACAAATCAACCTAATGCTTATTACGGCGGGTGTAAAATCAACCCAATGCCTATGGACTGGTGGGGTATTGGATTCAATGATCAGTCCAAACCCTATTGCCTGATGGCTGTATGGCTTTGGGTAAAGAAACAGCCTACAAAATCATACAATACTGTTCTAATGCTATTCAAATGCAATTCAATGCTGTACAAATCTGAAAATCAGCTGACACAATTCCTAACATGGCAGGAATATA contains:
- the LOC5506490 gene encoding bombesin receptor subtype-3, encoding MIGPTSVPQAPTLNSSESATTPFKPGHVMLGLQITLIVIVMTFTVVGNGCIGILLKRFRFLQTVPNILIGNLALMDFLNVVVNMPLFLTAVVLGHNTLGGRLGSAIIFTSRTAVILLHLLNMLLMMADRYLIINWALYYGPWKSKKKVLLAVGLVWVAVFTVAIPWGFLVYRVDLEESPYLVYHLAYFHMIGKYNCFVTYPALGGAIGIIALLSYKSIKRQGKVTIMKEDANVKYSLNVVQAYSARQLNEHKAAITVAMTVLLYGVCLVPCFIYCSLMPNTFRLPSNRVEVWWVFLTCMSFYIPGACCPYLYAIRSTRYRKALAMLLSRPNLKFSEKLYLPQGH